The Mycolicibacterium insubricum DNA segment CAGGGCATTGCGGTCCAGCAGGCACTCGGTCGGCATGGCCGGGGCGACCACCTCCTCCGCGGCGTCGGCGATGTCGAAGAAGTCGATCCCGGTCTTGACACCGATCTTGTCGAACACCCCGATCAGCGCCTCCACCGGCGCATTGCCCGCACCAGCCCCGAAGCGGCGGCACGACGATCTGGCGGGCCCCGGCGCGCACCGCGAGTTGGCCGACCGAGGTTCTCGTGCCCGTCCCGACCTGGGCGTCCCAGCCGCTCGGCGAGACCCGGTCCGACACATAGCACGCACGAGCAGCGCGGCATCGGCCATGATCCGGGCCTGAGCGGCCAACTTCTCCGGGCTGATGGTGTGGCTCATCATCAGGAACCCGACGGTCTCCAGCCCCAGCTCGCGCGCCAGCCCGAAGTGCTGGATCGACACGTCGGCCTCGGTGCAGTGGGTGGCGATCCGGCAGATCGAGCCACCGTTGTTCTGCGCCTCCTTGATGTCCTCCTTGGTGCCGACACCCGGCAGCATCAGGAAGGCGATCTTGGCGTCCTTGGCGGTCTCGGCCGCCAGCTTGATCAGCTCCTGCTCCGGGGTCTTGGAGAACCCGTAGTTGAAGCTGGATCCGCCCAGGCCGTCACCGTGGGTGACCTCGATGACCGGCACCCCCGCGGCATCCAGCGCCCCGACGATGGAGCGCACCTCGTCGGCGGTGAACTGATGGCGCTTGTGGTGCGATCCGTCACGCAACGAGGTGTCGGTGATCCGCACGTCCCACAAATCGCTCATGAAAATCTCGCTCATCGGACAACCCCCGTGCTCTGCTCGGCCATCTGCTTGGCCATTTCCTCGCCGACCTTGGTGGCCGCCGCCGTCATGATGTCCAGGTTCCCGGCGTAGGGCGGCAGATAGTCACCCGCGCCCTCCACCTCGACGAACGTGGTGACCATATGGTTGCCGCCGTTGACCACCGAGGGCTCGTCGAACTGCGGTTCGTTGAGCAGCCGGTAGCCCGGCACGTAGGTCTGCACCTGGGCCACCACGTCCTTGATCGACGCGGTGATCGCATCCTGGTCGGCGTCCTCGGGGATCGCGCAGAAAATGGTGTCGCGCATGATCATCGGCGGATCGGCCGGATTCAGGATGATGATCGCTTTACCGCGCGCCGCACCACCGATGGTCTCCACACCCGCAGCCGTGGTCTTGGTGAACTCGTCGATGTTGGCGCGGGTGCCCGGCCCGGCCGACGCCGAGGACACCGACGCCACGATCTCGGCGTAGGGCACCGTCCCACCGCCGGCGGTCACCGCACGGTTGACCGCGTACACGATCGGGATGGTCGCCTGCCCACCGCAGGTGATCATGTTGACGTTCGGCGCATCCAGGTGCGCATGCAGATTCGCGCGGGATCACCGCCGGGCCGACCGCGGCCGGGGTCAGATCGATGGCCCGGATGCCTCCGCATAACGCGGCGCTGCGGCCCGGTGCACGTACGCGCTGGTCGCCTCGAACAGGATGTCGGGCTTCTCATCGAGTTCCAGCAGCCAGTCCGCTCCCAGGTGGCTGGTCTCCAGCCCCAGTTTGCGGGCCCGCGCCAGGCCCTCACTGTCCGGGTCGATACCGACCATCCAGCGCGGCTCCAGCCACTCCGACCGCAACAGCTTGTACAGCAGGTCGGTGCTGATATTGCCCGACCCGACGATGGCGACCGACGCCTTTTTTGCCATGTCCCTACCCGCTCCCTACTCGAACGACAGCCGAACCGACCCCAGGCCGGTGAAATCAGCGACAAACTCATCCCCCGGACGCGCATCGATGGCTCGCATGCACGCCCCCGGCAACACCACGTCCCCGGCACGCAGCCGCACCCCGAAGCTGTCGACCTTGCGCGCCAACCAGGCCACCGCGGTCACCGGGTTGCCCAGCACCGCGTCGCTGCGACCCTCGGCGATGACCTCACCGTTGCAGCGCAACACCGCGTCGATGGCGGTGATATCGATGTCCTTGGGCGACACCCGCCCGGTGCCCAGCACCCAGCCCGCGGAGCTGGCGTTGTCGGCGATGGTGTCGCACAACTTGATCTGCCAGTTCTTGATCCGGGTATCGATCAGCTCGATGGACGGGGCGAACGCCGCGGTGGCGGCCAGCACGTCGTCCTCGGTGCAGTTGGCGCCGGGCAGGTCGTCGGCGAGGATGAAGCCGACCTCCACCTCCACCCGCGGATACAGGTAGTTGGCGACGGGCACCGGGATGTTCTCGAACACCGCCATGTCGTCGAGCAGGTGCCCGTAGTCCGGTTCGTCGACGCCCATCATCTGCTGCATCGCGGCACTGGACAGGCCCACCTTGTGGCCGATCACCCGGGCGCCCTCGGCGACCCGCTGACGGATGTTGATCAGCTGGATCTCATAGGCGTCGACCACGTCGATGCCCGGGTGCCCGGCGGTCAGGGGGTCGATCGCGACCCGGCTCCGCTCGGCCTCGGCAAGGTCGGCGGCGAGCTCCGCACGGGTCTGGGCAGCCAGCATTTTGCTAATTCCCCTCGTATTGGTCGACCGGGACAGTTGTCCCTGCACCGCGTCATTCTATAACGTGTTCTACATGAGTCAGGAGTTCGATGTCGTAGTGGTCGGCAGTGGTGGTGCCGGCATGGTCGCCGCCCTCACCGCCGCCCATCACGGTCTTTCCACAGTAGTTGTTGAGAAGGCCCCGCACTACGGCGGTTCCACCGCCCGCTCCGGTGGCGGAGTATGGATCCCGAACAACGAAGTGCTGCGCCGCGACGGAGTCTCCGACACGCCTGAGGCGGCCCGCACCTACCTGCACGGGATCGTCGGCGACGTGGTGTAAGCCGAGAAGATCGACACCTACCTGCAGCGCGGCCCGGAGATGCTGTCATTCGTGTGCAAGAACTCCCCGCTCAAGCTGTGCTGGGTGCCCAACTACTCCGACTACTACCCGGAGGCCCCGGGTGGGCGGCCCGGCGGCCGCTCGGTGGAGCCGAAGCCGTTCGACGCCCGCCGCCTCGGTGAGGACATGGACGGCCTGGAGCCCCCCTACGGCAAGGTGCCGCTGAACGTGGTGGTCATGCAGCAGGACTACGTCCGGCTCAACCAGCTCAAGCGGCATCCGCGCGGGGTGCTGCGCAGCCTGAAGGTCGCCGCGCGCACCATGTGGGCCCAGGCCCGGCACAAGAACCTGGTGGGCATGGGCCGTGCACTGATCGCGCCGCTGCGGGTGGCGTTGCGCCAGGCCGGGGTCCCGGTGCTGCTCAACACCGAGCTGACCGACCTGTACGTCGAGGATTCCGTGGTGCGCGGCATCTACGTCCGCGACACCAACGCGCCCGAGGATGCCGAACCGCGGTTGATCCAGGCCCGGCGCGGAGTCATCCTGTGCAGCGGCGGTTTCGAACACAACGAGGCGATGCGGCACAAGTACCAGCGCGCCCCGATCACCACCGACTGGACCGTCGGCGCCGTCGCCAACACCGGCGACGGCATCGTGGCCGCCGAAAAGCTCGGCGCTGCACTCGAACTCATGGAAGACGCCTGGTGGGGCCCGACGGTCCCGCTGGCGGGAGCGCCGTGGTTCGCACTGTCGGAACGCAATTCGCCCGGGTCGATCATCGTCAATGCGTCGGCCAAACGGTTCATGAACGAGTCGATGCCCTACGTCGAGGCCGTCCACCACATGTACGGCGGCAAGTACGGCCAGGGCGACGGACCGGGTGAGAACATCCCGGCGTGGCTGATCTTCGACCAGCAGTACCGCGATCGCTACATCTTCGCCGGACTGCAGCCCGGGCAGCGGATCCCGAAGAAGTGGACGGAGTCCGGGGTGATCGTCACCGCCGCCGGACCCTCGACGAACTCGCCACCGCGACCGGCCTGCTAAGCCGTGCGCCACAACGGTTCAACGGGTTCGCCGAGACCGGTGTCGACGAGGACTTCCACCGCGGCGAAAGCGCGTACGACCGCTACTACGGCGACCCGACGGTCAAGCCCAACCCGAATCTCGGCAAGATCGGGCATCCGCCGTACTACGCCGCCAAGATGGTGCCGGGCGATCTGGGCACCAAGGGCGGGGTGCGCACCGACGTGTACGGCCGCGCGCTGCGCGACGACGACACGGTGATCGACGGTCTGTACGCCGCCGGTAATGTCAGCTCACCGGTGATGGGCCACACCTATCCCGGACCGGGCGGCACCATCGGGCCCGCCATGACCTTCGGATACCTGGCGGCCCTGCATGTCGCTGGAAAGGCCTGAACCCCATGCCCATCGATCTCGACGTCGCCATCGGCGCCCAGCTGGAGCCGGTTGAATTCTCCTGGACCAGCAGTGATGTCCAGCTGTATCACCTGGGTCTGGGTGC contains these protein-coding regions:
- a CDS encoding 2-keto-4-pentenoate hydratase, with translation MLAAQTRAELAADLAEAERSRVAIDPLTAGHPGIDVVDAYEIQLINIRQRVAEGARVIGHKVGLSSAAMQQMMGVDEPDYGHLLDDMAVFENIPVPVANYLYPRVEVEVGFILADDLPGANCTEDDVLAATAAFAPSIELIDTRIKNWQIKLCDTIADNASSAGWVLGTGRVSPKDIDITAIDAVLRCNGEVIAEGRSDAVLGNPVTAVAWLARKVDSFGVRLRAGDVVLPGACMRAIDARPGDEFVADFTGLGSVRLSFE